The DNA segment ctgtaatctagatttaaattacaatttaaattacaaacaaaatacaaacatcaaccagaaaataattttctttgtccttgagcagttgatatataaactgtgcattttatgctttgtcaatttagtattaacagatgtataagacattttagaaatttaattAGCTTACCTTGGGGCGGTGGTCTTTGACCAGTTGTAGTATTTCTCAAGATAACAAAGaatttatgtgtaaaaaaaacataattttattcttaaaatacacagcaaagTATTATAAATAACAGCTGCCTGTACCTGGTTCTGCATGCGTCAAACAACTAACACCAGTTAATCCCTCACTGAAATTCTGCAtggcacaaatcgggcagggggcacagatcgggtagtgacaagTGTCCGTATACTGTTGCAGTATCGCTCCCTGCACCGGTCCTACAGGCGGCGCTCTCTCTGGCTGAGCTGCGCTCTATGCCGGTGCATCTTGCTGCAGGAGGGCGAGCATGGCGCTGAACGCAGGTGCTTTTACAGCTTTAGAAACacttagaacatttatttaaactattttcTGAGTTGGATAcggttttttattttacttcagttctgTAAGAGTAGTAGAAATCCTAAACTTAGCCACTGTTCGCGTCTGGTTTCAGTATCGGCACGGTTAGCCTGCGTGCTAAAGCTAACGTGTGTTGTTAGAGCGGTTGTGTGTATGGAGGTTGGGTGTTGTATCTGTGTGAACGTGTAGCCTATAGAGTGTTTATGATGTGTTTAGACGCGCGTCTGTGTGGCTAATCAGAGTGAAATTAATCTCTGGATGTTAGGGGTGGAACGGGGAGTTCCAGAGAGCCTAAACTGCCCTGATAGCAGACTACTCCGATCCGGATCCGTTTTACCTCCGGCAGATCCGCGCTACAGTCAGGTCTGTTTAGTGGATCTGGTCCGGCTTCACTCCGGGTTCGGGTTATGATTGTGACTCACGTTCAGATCCGTTTTACTGACGGTAAATCCGCATAACAGTCCGTCTCATTTCACGCCTTCCATATGACTTCGGCACGGAGTCAGATACCAGACGTGAGTTCAGTGTCAGTTCAGTGTCGTTTTGCGGATCCGGGCCGCATCGGCGGAGCGGCACAGGAGCGGGAGAAATTCAAACTCAGCGCGAGGACCAACTGACATCTGCTGAATCTGCGCTTCAggtgagttaactagctaactagctatcagcgtcatttaattacatttattgctcatttttaatcttgtatatgctaaagttgatttatcacgtgtatgttggataatatcaattgtttttttgtgtatttaatgttaattgttgtcaatttgtaggcaaaattgacaaaaagcttcagttaacgataccagttagttatgctagtattagctagtataactagctaagctaaccaggctaactagctgaaataaacgctgttaactcattttgctcgagtaacacaccttttttttattaaaataaacaactttagttattcttagaaccttaaatagttgtgtttgggcttaattataataaagctcGTCAGACGTTTTCCTGCTCCACCTTGTATAGGTTGCTGCAACAGTGATTAATAGTTAGGTTTACAAAACTTGcctcatttagtttagtttgttcattatttgcaaataagtttTTGGATAACTCAATCTGGATACATAAAGTCTGATGCAAATCTGATGTATGGTAAGTTAAAGttcagcctttattttaaaaaagaaaatgcttaacttacaatactgaatgtaattttgttttgtttgttttttaggtgtaatcatttacccatcaaatcacctaacaaggtaattaattctattttccagcagttctgtaattaattttgactttaagtctgttgatacacgtttgatttgatatgtttgctcttaatgtagcatttatccactttcttattttaattgtttgttgtgccactgcactaaaaactttaagggacactgtaagattttcttgattaatttatatacatttttaaagaagtaaatttacaaccataaaaattagtgttccactccattgagctgtaatatacagaataaaagtcctctcatgtctgatctgggctccactgtgttaaaacaaggctatgtaagtatttgcgtgccctgctatcagaactttctcagcctcgtttcaacaccgtggaggtcagatcagacatgagaggaatattattcagtgtattacacctcaatggagtgaaacagtgattttgaagttcaGAATAGCTTTTAAGTTTGTGTATTGTTTTCTGTCTGCGCTTGCTGCATCTCCCCCTCGCAGGATCAGCCTGGATCCTAACAGTACTTGATGCACTGAGCAGTGACATTATACATAGAGTAGTTAAGGTaagaaatatacatttctttccttttaaaacatttgtgttacGTATAATAACAATTACATCAGGCGTTATCAGATCGAGGTTcaaattatcaaatcaaattgttggcGGGGACCATTTAAAAAATCACTGGATATTGGTGTCCGTGCTAACTCTATACCCTTGAGTAAAGTAACCAAGTACTAatacttcattacttttcatCCCTTTGCTTTATCTTAAATGATTGCCAccttttgaactaaaataattcCTAATCAGTTGTCTATTCCTgactagaaaactaaaaataacagttttaaaagttttgcttttttttaagctggAGAGAACTACTGCAGGATTTCTCCAGACTCACTGTAATTACACATGGTCACCATGACACACTAAATAGGACAGGGGTGTTTTTCCTGAAAGTGATCAATCTTAGtgaataacaaacaaactaacgcatgacgtgagaaaagaacgagccagttcttcaAGTGTTTCCCATAGAGCTTTGCAAAAGGTTCAAAgagcgtctttgttgactcctcccctttGCAATTCCTGTAAATCCTGTATTTCCTTGGGAATtccatataagtgtgtgtatggtgcagtaacaactgggttacagaatgcacagacttggagtCTGCACACTTGCTAAGACCGTGACCATCACCAGTTGTCTGCAGGAAACCACCTGTAGCATAAAATCAGTGGGCAGTTAGGTGGTACATGGTGGAACTCTGTGGAACTGAGTTGACCTAgaggcacacatatatacagtgaggaaaatgaacaccctgcgacttggcaagttctctcacttataaatcattgaggggtctgaaattttcatctttggtgcatgtccaccgtgacagacataataaaaatccggaaatcacaatttatgattttttaaaaataatttatttaatttgcaactttctcagcaggatttggtatccgcaaaatggttcgaggtcctcagccctcgcctcccccagcacagaggaaaactaccaagggcggtactctcattataggagattcaattgttagacatttaaaagtatctaagagtaatggcacaatttcatgtcttccagatgcttgcatgctggtagtcggcaagcggctccctggggcgcattgccaaagcaggaaccccggcaccatcgccctccacgtggggatgagctttcgggagcgaccggccccgttccacagagacaggcttctctctgtgaacatcgaggcggtgctacgctgagactgactgtctctacccagtcacaccagccaagtaggtttgtttgctggtatttctgcttgtactatttgtatgtcaattcttcataatagtgtaaataaaacacgttatcaaaatagctggaaaatctgttttaacaactccattagaattaatacaaactcgtctgtccttctgagttacagcaacaaccacattaaatcggggctgttaaatataagatcgctggcaccttaatcagttactgtaggttaaattatcattgacaatgcactctctatgagacatgggttaaaactgatggatatttagctctaaatgagtccactccccccaggttctagctatttcatctacccatgcaggactggtcagggtggtggtgtagtcgtcagttataggaataaatcaaaatacagagtttgaagctaagtcatttgaactgtttaaccttatagtcgcaggcccatctactgccaccaaaacccaacattcattcctgctgataactatgtaccgtcctccaggaccatatgcaaaattcactaagaaattcagtatattttttagctgcagtagctctcaactctgacagagttatcattgttggtgactttaatatctattttgaaaagaaacagggcccactgagaatagcatttaaatcaatgttggatgcattagccttcaatgagaatgtaatgggcccacctactgatgtactgactcaactttttttttcatttggtgatcgttttggctatgttgcagccaggggaatgcatttttgcagaaaacctgctttttcattaaatttttgaaatctaatgtcttttactctcacgtcattcatactctctggacgcattttgcactctctggacatgttcatggcaaaaatgtacacacacctacaaactgctcttaaatcattatacatcaatattgttttgctttttttcataaatcaggattttaaccatttaaataactgtttaataattttatacagtaattacagtgagataaaaaaaaatgtgttttcaatggaagtcaatggggcatttttggccacgaaggtgttcagagggagtatttgacactacataaaaaaattctaccaatgccccatacatctaatatttattatatgagaaatagtacaacttttgtgggggtttttaatgaataattaatcatgaatgtaattaaactgtcacttaaagggttaaaatcctggaatgtattaaatatttgatcattttgatcagggctggatttgattaagtgatttatgaaaaaatagcaaaaaaaaatgtatatgagtattttattgctgattttgtgcatgtacatttttggcaacaaaggtgtccagagggtgcaaaattaaAATCTGGcactacgtaaaaaaataataatgcaatcaaatcaattttgttgctaatcttttacatgtccaagactctaatagtcaccaatgcctcatttgtctgctgtttgttttgtggaaaataatttttgtgttttctttttttttttttttttgccaaaatacaacaatagttaaaatatttaaactgtcatttaaagggttaaaatcctgaaaattatttaatgtttggtagttttgggtataacagaagttgattaagtgattttatgaaaaaaaaaagtttatttatgtaaaaaaaaaaaaatattgatgtataatgacttaagagcattttttaggtgcttgtacatttttaccacaaacgtgtccagagggtgcaaaatttgaagggggcttgagggttaacctgaacatttatcacctggccgctttattagcaaaaacacaattacaactgcaacaacaaatgcatttatcaaaaaccgctgacttatattctattgtaaataaaatacaatataattttaagtacgagttaacaaagttcttagccttacaaagcttttgggaaatgcaccccaaagctataagtgcactttatttatctttcttttaattttgggtgcataattccagtaaaatggtaattatttattatgtgaaatggtataaatgaaaattagctggcccctattaaatacagctgtgacatttatatatcttttagaaatttggtcaaatgaaaaacacttgtcattttagtacgctatattcatttctagccacttcttttctgctgtttctgaaataaaatattttcttattttgtcttttttataggctgcactgtagtggtgttaagtgtccaagaatgctctcatcagtggaggcacagctggctgcaaaaaacgtctgtgtctgcatgtttatattatgtgaattaaaaatgattttattattaaaataattgtattaatgcctgttgatttataaattgtttaattgtaatcaaattttatttaagtagcttaattaagtattgcatttataactgatggtattttatttaattagcttaagtattgcatttataagtgatggtattttattttaattagcttaattaagtattgcatatataagttatggtattttatttaattagcttaattaatattgcatttataagtgatgatattttatataattagcttaattaagtattgcatttataagtgatggtattttatttaattagcttaattaagtattgcatttataactgatggtactttcattaattagcttaattaagtattgcatatataagttatggtattttatttaattagcttaattaagtattgcatttataattattgtatttcatttagctaacctaattaaggattgcatttacaactaatgttttttttattatattatttaaatattgcatttgtaatttaatgtactgtattaaactcttttaatttatcaatgtaaaaaagaagtcaaatagcttagtgctctttctttactacttttattttgaaatatgtcattataatcattaataagtaggctggggaacgtgaaaaggccgtggcttggccgtagctaatacggaactaatccggggctgatccagatctggtccagatctgtaacggacctgttccagcgagtgtaacggtaagcggatccggcccatattcggtctaaaggaacacctgaaacgcttggtctggactggtgctggcccagtatctttttgactccgtaaaacggatccgtgacggttttggcccgttgtgcatctggaccccggcccagaaccgttttacggatccggcgcggaacttgtgatagactcggcccggatccggccagaatgctttttgctatctgggtgtGCATGTGTTTCAGATGAGGAAGACTTTGAATGGGAGCCTCCCACTGAGGCAGAGATGAAGGTGATCCAGGCTCGCAGAGAGCGCCAGGACAAAATCAGCAAGTTGATGGGAGATTACTTGCTTAAAGGTTACAAAATGCTGGGGGAGTGCTGCGAGCTGTGCGGGGTAAGATCACTGAGACACATTGTAGGGGCAAACTGTTTTAAAGGCTACCTGTAGACTTTATGTCCAGTCTATCCTCTGTCATCATCATTCTTTATTTAAGCTCAAATTTACTTCGAGGGGACACAAAACGGAGTAAAATTGTTACAACAAAGAATCCAAAGTAAAGATATAACAATataagtattaaaataaaagaaggaGAAGGACTGCTGCACTATAGCTAAATGCAGTTTTACCCCGATCAGTGAAAAACAGGAAAATCTAAAGAAGATACAATAAGCTAAGGTATCCTGTGACTTTCCCTTCTTACAGATAATGTTACACAGGGTCCAGAGCTATTAGGGTGATCGCTGAGGCATTTCTGTACCCAACATCCCCCTAATCAAGGACAGAATAGAAAGTTGCCTCCACAATAATGTTCCTGCTGACTGAGGGGAAAGGCCTTCTGTCTTTAAAAGAAGCAATGGTTATTTTCCTGGTagtttaaagagttttaaaatattttttttttcatcgagccaattaaaaaaaatatatatgagcaGCCATGAAAAACGGCTTAaacataaaatgtgtgtgtgtatataaactttgatttattcatttgttgCAGACAATTCTTCTCCaggataaacaaaagaaaaattactGTGTTGCTTGTCAGGAGCTGGACTCGGATGTTGACAAAGACAAcccaggtctctctctctctctctctctctctctctctctctctctcagtgagtgagagaaagaaggaagggaattttttttttctctattttaagCAAGATGTCATTAGTagttgtatttttacatttccaAAATACCAAAAAGGGTTACAAATGTAAAatgcttatttatttttgtctctcATTTTTCTAATTAGCTTTGAATGCTCAGGCAGCACTGTCACAGGTACGCGAGCGTCAACTAGCTTCCCAGCCCCACCCCCAGGCCAATGGCGTTCTGCCCACCGACCTGCCGCTCTCAATCACGGGTTTGCCCAGGCCAGAACATTGTGAGGGTGCGGCGTCTGGACTCCGAGCTCCGATCCCTCCTTTGCAGCCTGCCATGTTGCCCAACACCTCTGGCAGTCCAGCCTTCGTCCCGCCGCCTGCCACTCAGCCGGCCACCTCTTCCCCCTCTGTCCTGCCACAGGCCCATCCAGTTCTTGCACATGCCGAAGAGGCTGTCCTGCACAAACTGCGCTGGGCCACGCAAGAGCTTCAGCAAGCTGTCTCAGTGGAAACCAGCATCCAGCTGTGCAGTCTCATCCGCACCTGTGCAGACTCACTACGCAGCCTCAGAGAACTGCAGCTATCTTGAAAGTcagataaatacacacacacagacggaaATGTGCACAGTGCGTCATCACTCCAGGAGGTCTATTTTTAGCCTATTGGCTAAATTACACGACCATAGACTGCAGATGGAGATTACTGGTAATAATTATACTAAAGATATGAAATGAATTTAATAAGTAAGTAGGCAGGTCTTGGTTGGAAAAAATACTGGAGTATTTCCTCAAGCAAAAACATTGTGACTTAAAGCAGAAACGCAATCCGAACCCTGGTGTTGCTGAACGGAAACGTAGCAGCAACAGATCTGTCTTCAGTTATGCAAATAAAGTTTTGCTAACACATTTCATTTTTGGTTACATTAGCATGTTTATTTGACCTTTGTGTGTTAAAAGTAAACTGAAGTTAGGGGATTTGTGACCACTGTTTTTATGACAACAAAACACCTGTGATGAATgtgattgtgtttgtgtttgtgctgtGTTTAAAATGTTCATGCAGTGAATTATTTGTTATTGTTTAGGAGTGTACGACTCAAAAAGAATTCTAAAATTATAgaaatttcttaaaaacagcCAATTTTAATGCGAGTTGTAGTTGGATAGGATTTAGCTTGCCTCAATGTGGGTGCATGGAACTTAGTTTTCCCTCTAGAGGCCAAAACGGTATTTTTGCACAGTGGTGGtaaataaagtaaacacaagccaCAAGTCAAAATACTGAAAGATGAacagaaattaataaacaaatctTTTAGGCAATGATTTAACTTGAAACGTTCATCCATATGACAGTCACAAGAAAAACCTCCCTCAGggctggaggaagaaaccttgggggTGCCCAGCGTCCTCTAAATGAATGatagtctttatacatccacatgaGTCTAATATAGAATAATTCAGTTAAGTCCACAAACCTAGGTGATTGTGTTCAGTGGGCAGGACGGCAGCACCAGCATCTAAGTTTACCACAATtacctatgtccatgaacccctggatctgcagattttaaaggtctcattccatcatttttaaattcattttaaaatgtctagtaaGAATGAATGCCAagtgagccgttttttgtgaaaaaaaaagtgctcaggtgtctctatttagccctgctttagatcactgaaataGTGGTCACTGAATAAAAACAGGTTTTGCCTCTTGCTCGCATATGCAAATATAACACCTTTGATGtgtagcatcatatacaactcagagagaccaatagtatttcacaaagaacatgaAAAAATGGATTTAAGCAAAATGAGACCTTAAATACtgaaagctaaactaaacagttttcagtttAGACTTAAAGATTCCCAAACATTTTCAgaaggttattccagagttgagtgctttataagagaaagtttAGCCTCGTGCTGAATTACTAGGAAACCAGCACTCATTGATAATCCCTGAATAATCGTGATGTTCATAAAAGAAGATAAGGTCTTGCAAGTACTCAGGGGTAGGGATGAAACGATTacgagtaattcgagttactggattaaaaaaatgatcGATTGATTTTCTGTTCCTCGAGTAatggtttaattaattttaaaacgcagagcatGGAATTCAGAGACTTTTAATGTGCAATAGCGCacttagcgttacgtcacccgcGCACAGGAAGCAGGTGGAGGTTTTTAGATCggtgagcagttttttttttattttaaataaatcaatgagattaacattaatgtaccttaataacataatGACAGCGCTGTGGAGTCCGATTTATTAGGAATCCTGTCTAATGTGtctgtggttagtttattacaacggaGACACGTTCTAGACTTAagacaggctttatgtaatcagtaaactcagcgctgtggagtttataaacatatacatgtttagctgagctaaagttactctggccggaatacacggccatgaacttactgtatcatttagctaagatgcacaacataaaaccaatgtttatgcctttattattaattaatttcctATATtaaatacttacaagaaatcctaaattgaagtaatttaacttaatttatttaattattaaattattaattgtgatatttatgtctattttatttatttctgtttgtgtttgcaatgtcgaaatgttgtgaatttaaaaagtAAACCAATTGGTaattcattattaagtaaaatattttatttaatcttttatctgagtactcgattactaaaataatcaatagctgcagccctactcaGGAGCGACCTTTTTAAGGCAATATACATTCACAGAAGAAAGTTATAGTCAATATAACGTTTAACTGGGAGGCAGTGCACTGCTGTTAGGACTGGGTTCAAGTGGACAAATTTTCTAGCTTTAGTAAGGACCCAAAACCCCAAAGAAAACAATAGTAATAAAGTGATGTAAGTCaaatgtttgtcctccacaaacAGGCCAGAATagcatttcattatttcattattagcATTAAGTTGTTATAATCTTCTCCATTTACCACTGTACTGCTTTTCACCTCCTCTtccttttcttcatttttaatgCATCCCTTATAACCGAAGTGAGTGGAGTCAGGTAAGGCCCCCTTAGGGAGGTTAGGTCTCTCCTACTGTCTTTGCAGATGTGCACACTGTCACTGGCCTGAGGCCCCAAGCAGTTGCCTGCCTTACCTGATGGCAGGCGGTACCTCTGACCACCACTAACAGAGGAAAATTCATGGCTTCCAGTAGCAGATACACATTGCGCACAGAAGATATAAATTACAGAGCaataaaaaagttatatataaaataaaataagtagagaactttttaaatgtctgtgTTCAAATGGAAAAAGACGACTGATACGTAGTAACGTAGTTATATAAATGCAAAAATTTAGTggacaataaatgaaaaaacagcaGTGCAAATAAAAATGGGGCATTTCagaagggtgatgtctgcagagATGGGGATATGTCTATTCAAGTGTGTCGCAGTGGCAGATTCATTTTACTGTACTGGGAATAGTTGAACAGTATATCATCTGAACATCATACTTAGCAAACACTATTAACAGCACAAAAGAAGATAGTGTGACCTAAAATGATATATGATAATACCTAGATTATGGCCACATATTTAAAGTGTAAATACTCTGGTCAGTGAAGTGCAGTTCACTGTTTCTTTCCATTTTTTGATTTTCTGATCTGTGACAGAATGTtgactttgatttaaaaatatatatatatatatatatatatatatatatatatatatatatatatattacaaaatgtatttgtatacaatataatttatattacagtTCCAATGCTTGAATATAGGTAATTTTCAAAAAGAATGATATACTTTATGGggtataattgtattattatactgtaatattgtcattacatctgtgACATGGAAATTAATTGAAAAGCCATTAATATTGTTCATCTCAATCATTTCTACATTAGCCAAAAAGAAATGTAAGAAggcctctctcttttctctttgtgCCTCTGTGAACGCTGTAAGGTCTGGTCTCTCTGTGGACACTGGATGGCAGTCAGTGTTGAACCTGTTTTTATTCTGAACTTCAGAAATACTGAGCACAGTGCCTCATTTCCTGTTGCTTCAGGCCATAAAGACCGGATAGAGGAAGAGGAAGTAACCCCCAGAAACACATAATAGAACACATGCTTAGCTGTTCCTTATTCACAGTGTTTATAATTACCTGACTGTGTAAAATAATACCTTACAAGCAGCTTTACACAGTAAAACActgcttaaatattaaaacaaaatgagCAAAAATGGTGGTAAACCAAACTGGAAGCATTTCTCTCTCCCAGGAAAAATGATAGTTCCAAATGTTGATCATAGTGTATTCTCTAATTAAAGCCCatatcatttaaatatttataagacctTAGAAAAAGCCCAacaattttgtttatatttaagcTCCTACAACTGCAAATCAACCAAGATATGTTTTTCCCCTTAAACTGGCCCAGACAAGGAGAGCACTAATTAAAGTAGCAGCCAAGAAGCCCATGGTCACTATGGAGGAGTTGTTGAGATCCACAGTTT comes from the Astyanax mexicanus isolate ESR-SI-001 chromosome 20, AstMex3_surface, whole genome shotgun sequence genome and includes:
- the znrd2 gene encoding protein ZNRD2; translation: MALNADEEDFEWEPPTEAEMKVIQARRERQDKISKLMGDYLLKGYKMLGECCELCGTILLQDKQKKNYCVACQELDSDVDKDNPALNAQAALSQVRERQLASQPHPQANGVLPTDLPLSITGLPRPEHCEGAASGLRAPIPPLQPAMLPNTSGSPAFVPPPATQPATSSPSVLPQAHPVLAHAEEAVLHKLRWATQELQQAVSVETSIQLCSLIRTCADSLRSLRELQLS